In a genomic window of Ipomoea triloba cultivar NCNSP0323 chromosome 3, ASM357664v1:
- the LOC116013443 gene encoding callose synthase 5-like, translating to MTTFSMGEVFDTEVVPSSLQSISPILRVATEIQNEHPRVAYLCRFYAFEKANRLDPSSSGRGVRQFKTALHQRLERDNASTLASRVKKTDAREIESFYKHYYEQYVVALNKGEQADRAQLGKAYQTAGVVFEVLCAVNKTEKVEEVAPEIIAAANDVQAKKEIYAPYNIIPPDSAGASQSIMQLEEVKAAVAALSNTHGLNWPASFEQQRQRAGELDLLDWLRAMFGFQRDNVRNQREHLTLLLANIHSRLVPKPEPQNKLDDRAVDALMNKIFKNYKSWCKYLGRKHSLRLPEGEQEVKQRKILYMGLYLLIWGEAANVRFMPECLCYIFHNMAYELHGLLAGNVSIVTGENIKPSYGGDDESFLRKVITPIYQVIDKEAKKSKNGKAPHTAWCNYDDLNEYFWSSDCFSLGWPMRDDGKFFKSTRDTSKGKGISDKNPARMGKSYFAETRSFWHTFRSFDRLWSFFFLALQALIIIAWSDISLLDIFRKDVLYGLSSIFITAAFLRFLQSTLDLILNFPGYHRWKFTDVLRNILKIIVSLAWTIILPLCYVHQNNSFKFGRIRDVFSFLNRVKGIPPLYLMAVAIYLLPNLLAAALFLFPMLRRWIESSDWLVVRFLLWWSQPRIYVGRGMHESQFALIKYTLFWVLLLCCKFAFSYFVQIKPLVRPTKDIMNIHHIQYAWHEFFPNADKNYGAVIALWVPVILVYFMDTQIWYAIFSTLCGGVIGAFDRLGEIRTLGMLRSRFQSLPGAFNTCLVPSERTRKRRFSLSKRFHEVSPSRRSEAAKFAQLWNEVICSFREEDIISDREMDLLLVPYSSDPSLKIIQWPPFLLASKIPIALDMAAQFRPKDADLWKRICADEYMKCAVIECYESFKLVLNTLVVGETEKRIIGVIIKEIENNISKNTFLANFRMALLPDLLKKFVELVELLRDGDRSKKDNVVLALQDMLEIVTRDMMVNEIRELIELSKDSGKQLFASHDSRPAIVFPLKMTAQWEEQIRRLCLLLTVKESAVEVPMNLEARRRISFFANSLFMDMPRAPRVHKMLSFSVMTPYYSEETVYSKSDLEMENEDGVSIIYYLQKIYPDEWNNFMERLGCKKEYEIWENEENILQLRHWASLRGQTLCRTVRGMMYYRRALMLQAFLDMASEGEILKGYKAVTTPSEEDKKSQRSLHAQLEAVADIKFTYVATCQNYGNQKRSGDRRATDILNLLVNNPSLRVAYIDEVEESVGAKVQKVYYSVLVKAVDNLDQEIYRIKLPGSAKIGEGKPENQNHAIIFSRGEALQTIDMNQDNYLEEAFKMRNLLEEFNENHGVLAPTILGVREHIFTGSVSSLAWFMSMQETSFVTIGQRVLARPLKVRFHYGHPDVFDRIFHITRGGISKSSRGINLSEDIFAGFNSTLRRGNVTHHEYIQVGKGRDVGLNQISLFEAKVACGNGEQTLSRDVYRLGHRFDFFRMLSCYFTTTGFYVSSMIVVLTVYAFLYGKLYLSLSGMEKAIVKFARSKGDNALKAAMASQSIVQLGLLMALPMIMEIGLERGFRTALGDMIIMQLQLAAVFFTFSLGTKLHYFGRTVLHGGAKYRATGRGFVVRHEKFAENYRMYSRSHFTKGLEIMILLIAYQMYGAAAPDSVSFLFLSFSMWFLVVSLLFAPFLFNPSGFEWQKIVDDWDDWAKWISNRGGIGVPATKSWESWWEEEQEHLQYTGLVGRICEVLLSFRFLIYQYGIVYQLHVANNNKSIMVYGLSWLVIVVVMIILKIVSMGRKKFRADFQLMFRLLKLFLFIGFIVTLVILFAFLSLTVGDIFASLLAFLPTGWAILQIAQACRPMVKGVGMWGSVKALGRGYEYIMGLIIFAPVAVLAWFPFVSEFQTRLLFNQAFSRGLQIQRILAGGKKNK from the exons GACAATGCATCAACTCTTGCTTCTCGAGTGAAAAAGACTGATGCACGAGAAATAGAGAGTTTCTATAAGCATTACTATGAGCAATATGTTGTGGCACTTAACAAGGGTGAACAAGCAGATAG AGCTCAGCTTGGCAAAGCATACCAGACTGCTGGAGTGGTATTTGAGGTTCTTTGTGCTGTCAACAAGACTGAAAAAGTTGAAGAAGTTGCTCCTGAG ATTATTGCAGCAGCAAATGATGTTCAGGCAAAGAAGGAAATCTATGCTCCCTATAACATCATTCCCCCTGATTCTGCCGGAGCTTCACAATCTATCATGCAGCTTGAAGAG GTTAAAGCTGCCGTGGCAGCTCTTTCAAACACACATGGATTGAATTGGCCAGCCTCATTTGAGCAGCAAAGGCAGAGAGCTGGGGAGCTCGACCTTTTAGATTGGCTAAGGGCCATGTTTGGGTTTCAG AGAGACAATGTAAGGAACCAACGGGAACATCTAACTTTACTGCTTGCCAATATCCACTCAAGGCTAGTTCCAAAACCGGAGCCACAAAACAAG CTTGATGATCGAGCTGTTGATGCACTCAtgaacaaaattttcaaaaactatAAAAGTTGGTGCAAATATTTGGGGAGGAAACACAGTTTAAG GCTCCCTGAAGGAGAGCAGGAagtgaaacaaagaaaaatactttACATGGGCCTTTATCTTCTAATCTGGGGTGAGGCAGCTAACGTTCGCTTCATGCCAGAGTGTCTATGCTATATCTTCCACAAT ATGGCATATGAACTTCATGGTCTCTTAGCCGGAAATGTTAGCATTGTCACTGGTGAAAACATCAAGCCTTCTTATGGTGGGGATGATGAATCTTTCTTGCGGAAGGTCATTACTCCCATTTATCAAGTGATTGACAAG GAGGCTAAGAAAAGCAAAAATGGAAAAGCACCACACACTGCTTGGTGCAACTATGATGATTTGAATGAGTATTTCTG GTCTTCAGATTGCTTTTCTTTGGGTTGGCCAATGCGCGATGATGGAAAATTCTTCAAATCCACACGAGACACATCTAAA GGCAAAGGAATTTCCGACAAAAATCCTGCAAGGATGGGTAAATCGTATTTTGCCGAGACCAGATCATTTTGGCATACCTTTCGAAGTTTTGACCGCCTCTGGTCATTCTTCTTTCTTGCTTTACAG GCCCTGATTATAATTGCATGGAGTGATATTTCTCTATTGGATATATTTCGGAAGGATGTGCTATATGGTCTGTCAAGTATTTTCATCACAGCAGCCTTTCTTCGCTTCCTTCAAA GTACTTTGGACCTTATTTTGAACTTTCCGGGCTATCATAGATGGAAGTTTACAGATGTTTTGAGGAATATTTTGAAGATCATTGTTAGCCTGGCTTGGACTATCATCCTGCCACTGTGTTATGTCCATCAAAACAACTCCTTCAAATTTGGACGGATTAGGGATGTATTTTCATTTCTAAATAGAGTTAAGGGCATTCCACCACTGTATCTCATGGCTGTGGCTATATACCTGCTACCAAATTTACTTGCAGCAGCTTTATTTTTGTTCCCAATGCTTCGACGTTGGATTGAGAGCTCAGATTGGCTTGTTGTAAGATTTCTTCTATGGTGGTCACAG CCTAGAATCTATGTGGGAAGGGGGATGCATGAAAGTCAATTCGCACTGATaaa GTATACTTTATTCTGGGTGCTGCTTCTGTGTTGCAAATTTGCATTTAGCTATTTTGTCCAG ATAAAACCTCTGGTAAGGCCAACAAAAGATATAATGAATATTCACCATATTCAGTATGCTTGGCATGAGTTCTTCCCAAATG CTGATAAAAACTATGGAGCTGTTATTGCCCTTTGGGTCCCAGTGATTTTG GTGTACTTTATGGATACCCAAATTTGGTATGCAATTTTTTCAACCCTGTGTGGTGGTGTTATTGGGGCATTTGATCGGCTTGGTGAG ATCCGAACTCTTGGCATGTTAAGATCAAGATTCCAGTCTTTACCTGGAGCCTTCAACACATGTTTGGTTCCTTCTGAAAGAACCAGGAAGAGGAGATTTTCTCTCTCAAAACGTTTTCATGAG GTTTCACCAAGCAGAAGAAGTGAAGCAGCCAAGTTTGCTCAGTTATGGAATGAAGTAATATGCAGTTTCAGGGAAGAAGACATTATAAGTGATAG AGAGATGGACCTGTTGCTAGTTCCTTATTCCTCAGATCCTAGTCTGAAAATAATTCAGTGGCCACCCTTTTTGCTTGCTAGTAAA ATCCCAATTGCATTAGACATGGCTGCTCAATTTCGGCCAAAAGATGCAGACCTTTGGAAGCGTATATGTGCAGATGAATACATGAAATGTGCAGTTATTGAATGTTATGAATCTTTCAAGCTTGTTTTGAATACCCTGGTTGTGGGGGAGACTGAGAAAAG AATCATTGGAGTCATCATCAAGGAAATTGAAAATAACATTTCAAAGAATACATTCCTTGCAAATTTCCGGATGGCTCTGCTCCCAGATCTTTTAAAGAAATTTGTGGAGTTAGTTGAATTATTG AGAGATGGTGATAGATCCAAGAAAGACAATGTTGTTCTAGCACTGCAAGACATGTTGGAAATAGTTACCCGTGACATGATGGTGAATGAAATCCG TGAACTGATAGAACTTAGCAAGGATTCTGGAAAGCAACTCTTTGCCAGTCATGACTCAAGACCAGCAATAGTCTTCCCCCTTAAAATGACAGCACAATGGGAGGAGCAG ATCCGGCGTCTCTGTCTCCTCCTGACTGTCAAAGAATCTGCTGTTGAAGTCCCAATGAATCTGGAAGCTCGACGAAGGATTTCCTTTTTTGCAAATTCATTATTCATGGATATGCCACGTGCACCTCGAGTTCACAAAATGCTTTCATTCAG TGTAATGACTCCATACTATAGTGAGGAAACTGTATACTCCAAGAGTGACCTTGAGATGGAAAATGAAGATGGTGTATCAATAATTTACTACCTCCAAAAGATTTATCCAG ATGAATGGAATAACTTCATGGAGCGTCTTGGATGTAAAAAGGAGTATGAGATCTGGGAGAATGAAGAAAACATATTGCAGCTACGCCATTGGGCTTCCTTAAGGGGACAGACTCTCTGCAGAACTG TTAGAGGGATGATGTACTACAGAAGGGCTTTAATGCTTCAAGCTTTTCTTGACATGGCTTCAGAGGGCG AGATTCTTAAAGGCTACAAAGCTGTCACAACTCCATCTGAAGAAGACAAGAAAAGTCAGAGATCATTGCATGCACAATTAGAGGCTGTAGCTGACATTAAATTCACATATGTTGCAACATGCCAGAACTATGGGAATCAGAAGAGAAGTGGAGATCGTCGGGCAACGGATATATTGAACTTGTTGGTCAA CAATCCATCTCTCCGTGTTGCTTATATTGATGAAGTTGAAGAAAGTGTTGGTGCAAAAGTTCAGAAGGTTTATTATTCTGTTTTGGTAAAAGCTGTTGATAACCTTGACCAG GaaatctaccgaataaaattaccAGGATCAGCAAAGATAGGAGAAGGAAAGCCGGAAAATCAGAATCATGCTATCATCTTTTCTCGTGGTGAAGCCCTTCAAACCATTGACATGAATCAG GATAATTACTTGGAAGAAGCATTTAAGATGCGTAACCTTCTTGAGGAGTTCAATGAAAATCATGGTGTACTGGCACCTACAATTTTGGGTGTCCGGGAGCATATCTTCACTGGAAG tgtttcttctttggcttgGTTTATGTCAATGCAAGAGACTAGCTTTGTTACTATTGGTCAGAGAGTTCTTGCAAGGCCTTTGAA GGTTCGTTTCCACTATGGACATCCAGATGTCTTCGATAGAATTTTCCATATTACCCGTGGTGGCATCAGTAAATCTTCTAGGGGCATCAATCTTAGTGAGGACATATTTGCAG GTTTTAACTCAACATTGAGACGTGGAAATGTTACCCACCACGAATATATCCAAGTGGGAAAGGGACGAGATGTTGGTCTTAACCAAATCTCTCTTTTTGAGGCAAAAGTTGCATGTGGTAATGGGGAGCAGACACTCAGCCGTGATGTCTACAGATTAGGACATCGTTTTGACTTTTTCCGAATGCTATCTTGCTATTTCACAACCACTGGCTTTTATGTCAGTTCAATG ATTGTGGTCCTTACAGTTTATGCATTTTTGTATGGAAAACTCTATCTTTCATTGAGTGGAATGGAAAAGGCAATAGTTAAATTTGCAAGATCTAAGGGGGACAATGCTCTTAAAGCCGCCATGGCTTCACAGTCTATTGTTCAGCTTGGTCTATTGATGGCTTTGCCCATGATTATGGAGATTGGACTAGAAAGAGGGTTTAGAACTGCTCTAGGTGATATGATCATTATGCAGCTTCAACTAGCAGCTGTATTCTTCACCTTTTCTCTGGGAACAAAGCTTCATTATTTTGGTCGCACTGTTTTACATGGCGGAGCTAAATACAGAGCAACTGGACGTGGTTTTGTTGTGCGACATGAAAAATTTGCTGAAAACTACAGAATGTATTCAAGGAGCCATTTCACTAAAGGTCTGGAAATAATGATTTTGCTCATAGCTTATCAAATGTATGGCGCAGCAGCTCCGGATTCTGTATCTTTCTTGTTCCTCTCTTTTTCTATGTGGTTTTTGGTAGTTTCATTACTGTTTGCTCCTTTCCTTTTCAATCCTTCGGGATTTGAATGGCAAAAGATAGTGGATGACTGGGATGACTGGGCTAAGTGGATTAGTAACCGAGGTGGAATTGGTGTTCCTGCAACCAAAAGTTGGGAGTCATGGTGGGAGGAGGAACAAGAGCATCTCCAGTACACTGGATTAGTAGGACGAATCTGTGAAGTTCTGCTTTCCTTCCGCTTCTTAATTTACCAGTATGGCATTGTTTATCAGCTACATGTTGCCAACAACAATAAGAGCATCATG gtctatGGTCTGTCTTGGCTAGTTATTGTTGTAGTCATGATCATATTGAAG ATAGTGTCGATGGGCAGGAAGAAGTTCAGGGCAGACTTCCAACTAATGTTCAGGCTTCTGAAGTTGTTCCTCTTCATTGGGTTCATAGTAACCCTAGTCATCTTGTTTGCATTCTTGAGTCTCACTGTGGGAGATATTTTTGCCAGCTTACTGGCTTTCCTGCCAACAGGATGGGCTATTCTACAG ATAGCACAAGCATGCAGGCCAATGGTGAAGGGCGTGGGAATGTGGGGATCTGTGAAGGCATTGGGAAGAGGGTATGAGTACATAATGGGGTTGATTATCTTTGCACCTGTGGCTGTTCTGGCATGGTTCCCATTTGTGTCAGAGTTCCAGACGAGGTTGCTTTTCAACCAAGCCTTCAGCCGAGGCCTTCAGATTCAACGTATTCTTGCTGGTGGGAAGAAGAACAAGTGA